A DNA window from Natronosalvus rutilus contains the following coding sequences:
- a CDS encoding pyridoxamine 5'-phosphate oxidase family protein, whose product MEVGNVPRVGMTVDELDTYGIERMDDEAIERFLSIRNVGILGLSTPGAPYLLPMSFGYDGGASLYFSFLVEGQSRKAELADRSDVCSFLVYNAETMFHWRSVFLEGTIRRLSEEESSDLSATQLPAWQPELIQTASEQGETGFYEFEIDERTGISHAHSTARVL is encoded by the coding sequence ATGGAGGTTGGAAACGTACCCCGAGTCGGGATGACCGTCGACGAACTCGATACGTACGGAATCGAACGGATGGACGACGAAGCCATCGAGCGGTTTCTCTCGATTCGGAACGTGGGCATTCTCGGACTCTCCACGCCGGGAGCGCCGTATCTCCTCCCCATGTCGTTCGGGTACGACGGGGGAGCGAGCCTCTACTTCTCGTTCCTCGTGGAAGGACAGAGTCGAAAAGCGGAGCTCGCGGACCGTTCCGACGTCTGTAGTTTCCTGGTCTACAACGCCGAGACGATGTTTCACTGGCGAAGCGTCTTCCTCGAAGGGACGATTCGACGGCTGTCGGAAGAGGAATCGTCTGACCTCTCAGCGACACAACTCCCGGCGTGGCAACCGGAACTGATCCAGACGGCGAGCGAGCAGGGCGAAACCGGGTTTTACGAGTTCGAAATCGACGAGCGCACAGGTATCAGTCATGCTCATTCGACCGCCCGCGTATTATGA